A part of Falco naumanni isolate bFalNau1 chromosome 19, bFalNau1.pat, whole genome shotgun sequence genomic DNA contains:
- the ZNF703 gene encoding zinc finger protein 703 — MSGAPGGPRPRTPPSRGAAGAPSPRPPPADPLRQASRLPIRVLKMLSAHGGHLLHPEYLQPLSSTPVSPIELDAKKSPLALLAQTCSQIGKPDPPPSSKLNAVASAGQPAPEKEPTARPTALKPPGSGDAPPEDKSSFKPYSKGGGEPRKEGGTDKAGFRVPSAACPPFPPHAAASPGSSRGASPQHSEPKGAEEKKEPEAGKPSPEGTGGGLGRGAAEPGAHGEPPSGRKSEPPALPPAGHVAPVSPYKPGHSVFPLPPSSIGYHGSIVGAYAGYPSQFVPGLDPTKPGLVGSQLPGALGLPGKPPSSSPLTGASPPSFMQGLCRDPYCLSYHSASHLGSSNCSSCVHDPGSLKSGYPLVYPTHPLHSVHTTLSSSGTPSLPGHPLYTYGFMLQNDPLPHICNWVSASGPCDKRFATSEELLTHLRTHTALPGAEKLLAGYPTSGLGSAASCHLHLPPAAPGSPNTLPASLSLRSPHTLGLNRYHPYGKSHLPTAGALPVPSLPAAGPYYSPYALYGQRLTSASALGYQ, encoded by the exons ATGAGCGGTGCCCCCGGCGGGCCCCGGCCGAGGACCCCGCCGAGCCGCGGAGCCGCGGGCGCCCCGtcgccccggccgccccccgccgaCCCGCTGCGCCAGGCCAGCCGGCTGCCCATCCGCGTCCTGAAGATGCTCAGCGCCCACGGCGGCCACCTCCTGCACCCCGAGTACCTCCAGCCGCTCTCCTCCACGCCCGTCAGCCCCATCGAG CTGGACGCCAAGAAGAGCCCGCTGGCGCTGCTGGCCCAGACCTGCTCGCAGATCGGCAAGCCCGACCCGCCGCCCTCCTCCAAGCTGAACGCCGTGGCCTCGGCCGGGCAGCCCGCCCCCGAGAAGGAGCCCACCGCCCGCCCCACCGCCCTGAAGCCGCCGGGCAGCGGGGACGCGCCGCCCGAGGACAAGTCCAGCTTCAAGCCCTACTCGAAGGGCGGCGGGGAGCCGCGCAAGGAGGGGGGCACGGACAAGGCCGGCTTTCGGGTGCCCAGCGCCGCTTGCCCGCCGTTCCCCCCGCACGCCGCCGCCTCGCCCGGCAGCTCCCGCGGCGCCTCGCCGCAGCACTCCGAGCCCAAGGGCGCCGAGGAGAAGAAGGAGCCCGAGGCGGGCAAGCCCAGCCCCGAGGGGACGGGTGGGGGGCTCGGGCGCGGGGCAGCGGAGCCCGGGGCGCACGGCGAGCCCCCGTCGGGCCGCAAGTCGGAGCCCCCAGCACTGCCGCCGGCCGGCCATGTGGCCCCCGTCTCGCCCTACAAGCCGGGTCACTCCGTCTTCCCCCTGCCGCCCTCCAGCATCGGCTACCACGGCTCCATCGTCGGCGCCTACGCCGGCTACCCGTCCCAGTTCGTGCCCGGGCTGGACCCCACCAAGCCGGGCCTGGTGGGCAGCCAGCTGCCGGGGGCGCTGGGGCTGCCGGGCAAGCCGCCCAGCTCCAGCCCGCTCACCGGGGCCTCGCCGCCCTCCTTCATGCAGGGATTATGCCGGGACCCCTATTGCCTGAGCTACCACAGCGCCTCGCACCTGGGCTCCAGCAACTGCTCCAGCTGCGTGCACGACCCCGGCAGCCTGAAGAGCGGATACCCCTTGGTGTACCCCACGCACCCCCTGCACTCAGTGCACACCACGCTCTCCTCCAgcggcacccccagcctgcccggCCATCCTCTCTACACCTACGGCTTCATGCTGCAGAACGACCCCCTTCCCCACATATGCAACTGGGTGTCTGCTAGCGGACCCTGCGACAAGAGGTTTGCCACCTCGGAGGAGCTGCTCACCCACCTACGGACCCACACGGCCCTGCCGGGGGCGGAAAAACTCTTGGCGGGTTACCCTACCTCCGGGCTGGGCTCCGCAGCCTCctgccacctccacctcccGCCTGCCGCCCCTGGGAGCCCCAACACGTTACCCGCCTCCCTCTCCTTGCGGAGCCCACACACTTTGGGACTAAACAGGTACCACCCCTACGGCAAGAGCCATTTGCCCACAGCCGGTGCCCTGCCGGTGCCCTCCTTGCCGGCCGCCGGACCTTACTACTCTCCATACGCGCTCTACGGCCAAAGACTAACTTCAGCTTCTGCACTGGGATATCAGTAA